A single region of the Brienomyrus brachyistius isolate T26 chromosome 10, BBRACH_0.4, whole genome shotgun sequence genome encodes:
- the clic2 gene encoding chloride intracellular channel protein 2 translates to MALRPNPDREPNIELFIKAGLDGENVGNCPFCQRLFMVLWLKGVRFTVTTVDMKKKPAELKDLAPGTNPPFLLYNGELKTDFLKIEEFLEQTLAPPRYPHLSPTNKESFDVGADIFAKFSAFIKNSPTNKVHEKALLREFKRLDDYLIAPLPEEIDHNSAEDVLVSNRKFLDGNRLTLADCNLLPKLHVIKVAAKKNCDFDIPAEFSGVWRYLRNAYEREEFSQTCPADAEIERAYLSVASKK, encoded by the exons ATGGCTCTGAGACCAAACCCGGACAGAGAGCCCAACATTGAGCTTTTCATTAAG GCCGGCCTGGATGGGGAGAACGTGGGGAACTGCCCTTTCTGCCAGAGGCTCTTCATGGTGCTCTGGCTGAAGGGCGTCAGGTTCACAGTCACCACCGTCGACATGAAGAA GAAGCCTGCAGAGCTGAAAGATCTCGCTCCAGGGACAAACCCACCATTTCTGCTGTACAATGGCGAGCTCAAAACGGACTTCCTGAAGATTGAAGAGTTCCTGGAGCAAACGCTGGCGCCCCCCAG GTACCCCCACCTCAGCCCCACAAACAAAGAGTCTTTTGATGTTGGCGCTGACATTTTTGCCAAATTTTCGGCTTTCATCAAGAACAGTCCGACCAACAAAG TTCATGAGAAGGCGCTGCTGCGGGAGTTCAAGCGCCTTGATGACTATCTGATCGCACCCCTACCTGAAGAGATCGACCACAATTCTGCAGAGGACGTTCTTGTCTCCAACAGGAAGTTCCTCGACGGCAACAGGCTGACTTTGGCCGACTGCAACTTGCTGCCCAAGCTCCATGTCATCAAG GTTGCTGCCAAGAAAAACTGTGACTTTGACATCCCCGCGGAATTCTCCGGTGTGTGGCGTTACCTGCGGAATGCCTACGAGCGAGAGGAGTTCAGCCAGACATGTCCCGCCGACGCTGAGATCGAGAGGGCCTACTTGAGCGTGGCCAGCAAGAAGTGA
- the si:ch73-335m24.2 gene encoding protein eva-1 homolog C isoform X1 — MLARWGSVAPWHLLYPLLWLAAGAHWVEAAPDFSAYLHRILRNHTADACQGDTLSISCPPRTAIAVLSAFYGRRVPSEHLCPPPHGNTTAESVDCASAVAVQKVMHECQDQRSCSIPVNSHVFGLDPCPYTSKYLIVSYKCRPENHRSRLVCENERLRLSCKNSTVLAIYSATFGHQLHGSPHCPQQHTSTPDIECLSPSALRRVSRRCHGRTNCSIVADTQGFGDPCFPGLRKHLRVSFTCVPRYLLEDVGQGTVDPFSIADYTHGGWYTGPGVARPKSMVLLTNSLEIFAQIKGVPEKVALYFVSGICAGLIFLLCLFGLKSTLVQDVKELFSDLKDELKAPQGPIPELPEPDEDTASESSFRHLTHTYRTTEVFRPELMVRMVRIDGHEEEEELAKELPNGDIWLTQDSSPYAVHQLRAISA; from the exons ATGCTGGCACGGTGGGGCTCTGTGGCACCTTGGCACCTGCTGTACCCGCTTCTCTGGCTGGCTGCAGGTGCCCACTGGGTCGAGGCAGCACCTGACTTCTCAG cttaccTGCACAGGATCCTGCGGAACCACACGGCTGACGCCTGTCAGGGAGACACCCTCTCCATCAgctgcccccccaggactgccaTAGCCGTCCTCTCCGCCTTCTACGGCCGGCGTGTGCCGAGCGAGCACCTGTGCCCTCCGCCACACGGCAACACCACGGCAGAGAGCGTGGACTGCGCGTCCGCTGTCGCCGTCCAG AAAGTGATGCACGAATGCCAGGATCAGCGAAGctgcagcatacctgtcaacaGCCACGTCTTCGGCTTGGACCCGTGCCCTTACACCAGCAAGTACCTGATTGTGTCCTACAAGTGCCGTCCGG AGAATCACCGCAGCAGGCTGGTATGTGAGAATGAGAGGCTGCGCCTGTCCTGTAAGAACAGCACTGTGCTGGCCATCTACTCCGCCACCTTCGGGCACCAGCTGCACGGGAGCCCCCACTGTCCGCAGCAGCACACATCTACGCCCGACATAG AGTGCCTTTCACCCTCTGCTCTGAGGCGTGTATCCCGCAGGTGTCACGGCAGGACAAACTGCTCCATAGTGGCCGACACGCAGGGCTTTGGGGACCCCTGCTTCCCAGGGCTCAGGAAGCACTTGCGGGTGTCCTTCACGTGTG TTCCCAGGTATCTGCTGGAGGATGTCGGCCAGGGCACTGTAGACCCTTTCTCCATCGCTGACTACACACATG GTGGCTGGTACACCGGCCCAGGCGTGGCACGACCAAAGAGTATGGTGCTTTTGACCAACTCTCTGGAAATCTTTGCCCAGATAAAGG GTGTTCCAGAGAAGGTGGCCCTCTACTTTGTGTCTGGGATCTGCGCTGGTCTCATCTTCCTCCTGTGCCTTTTCGGCCTGAAATCCACCCTGGTGCAAGATGTTAAGGAGCTGTTCTCCgacctgaaagatgaactaaaaGCCCCTCAGGGTCCGATTCCTGAGCTTCCGGAGCCAGACGAAGACACTGCCTCAGAATCCTCCTTCCGCCACCTAACCCACACATACCGGACAACTGAGGTCTTTCGCCCAGAGCTCATGGTAAGGATGGTCAGGATTGATGGGcatgaggaagaagaggagctGGCAAAGGAGCTGCCTAACGGTGACATCTGGCTGACCCAGGACTCCAGCCCCTATGCTGTCCACCAACTCCGGGCTATTAGTGCATGA
- the si:ch73-335m24.2 gene encoding protein eva-1 homolog C isoform X2 → MLARWGSVAPWHLLYPLLWLAAGAHWVEAAPDFSAYLHRILRNHTADACQGDTLSISCPPRTAIAVLSAFYGRRVPSEHLCPPPHGNTTAESVDCASAVAVQKVMHECQDQRSCSIPVNSHVFGLDPCPYTSKYLIVSYKCRPENHRSRLVCENERLRLSCKNSTVLAIYSATFGHQLHGSPHCPQQHTSTPDIECLSPSALRRVSRRCHGRTNCSIVADTQGFGDPCFPGLRKHLRVSFTCVPRYLLEDVGQGTVDPFSIADYTHGVPEKVALYFVSGICAGLIFLLCLFGLKSTLVQDVKELFSDLKDELKAPQGPIPELPEPDEDTASESSFRHLTHTYRTTEVFRPELMVRMVRIDGHEEEEELAKELPNGDIWLTQDSSPYAVHQLRAISA, encoded by the exons ATGCTGGCACGGTGGGGCTCTGTGGCACCTTGGCACCTGCTGTACCCGCTTCTCTGGCTGGCTGCAGGTGCCCACTGGGTCGAGGCAGCACCTGACTTCTCAG cttaccTGCACAGGATCCTGCGGAACCACACGGCTGACGCCTGTCAGGGAGACACCCTCTCCATCAgctgcccccccaggactgccaTAGCCGTCCTCTCCGCCTTCTACGGCCGGCGTGTGCCGAGCGAGCACCTGTGCCCTCCGCCACACGGCAACACCACGGCAGAGAGCGTGGACTGCGCGTCCGCTGTCGCCGTCCAG AAAGTGATGCACGAATGCCAGGATCAGCGAAGctgcagcatacctgtcaacaGCCACGTCTTCGGCTTGGACCCGTGCCCTTACACCAGCAAGTACCTGATTGTGTCCTACAAGTGCCGTCCGG AGAATCACCGCAGCAGGCTGGTATGTGAGAATGAGAGGCTGCGCCTGTCCTGTAAGAACAGCACTGTGCTGGCCATCTACTCCGCCACCTTCGGGCACCAGCTGCACGGGAGCCCCCACTGTCCGCAGCAGCACACATCTACGCCCGACATAG AGTGCCTTTCACCCTCTGCTCTGAGGCGTGTATCCCGCAGGTGTCACGGCAGGACAAACTGCTCCATAGTGGCCGACACGCAGGGCTTTGGGGACCCCTGCTTCCCAGGGCTCAGGAAGCACTTGCGGGTGTCCTTCACGTGTG TTCCCAGGTATCTGCTGGAGGATGTCGGCCAGGGCACTGTAGACCCTTTCTCCATCGCTGACTACACACATG GTGTTCCAGAGAAGGTGGCCCTCTACTTTGTGTCTGGGATCTGCGCTGGTCTCATCTTCCTCCTGTGCCTTTTCGGCCTGAAATCCACCCTGGTGCAAGATGTTAAGGAGCTGTTCTCCgacctgaaagatgaactaaaaGCCCCTCAGGGTCCGATTCCTGAGCTTCCGGAGCCAGACGAAGACACTGCCTCAGAATCCTCCTTCCGCCACCTAACCCACACATACCGGACAACTGAGGTCTTTCGCCCAGAGCTCATGGTAAGGATGGTCAGGATTGATGGGcatgaggaagaagaggagctGGCAAAGGAGCTGCCTAACGGTGACATCTGGCTGACCCAGGACTCCAGCCCCTATGCTGTCCACCAACTCCGGGCTATTAGTGCATGA